The proteins below are encoded in one region of Silene latifolia isolate original U9 population chromosome 2, ASM4854445v1, whole genome shotgun sequence:
- the LOC141631018 gene encoding uncharacterized protein LOC141631018, which produces MAATKLYFLCFIMAMSMSTMDVSAARHLLQTGTAIPSLPNPTTTLPPLPSIPSLPKATLPPLPANPFPTMPMPKAALPPLPAGTQIPSLPNMPSIPKATLPPLPANIMPTIPNFPTSLPNIPFNIPNVPFFSPPPSN; this is translated from the coding sequence ATGGCTGCTACCAAGCTGTACTTCCTCTGCTTCATCATGGCTATGTCAATGTCAACCATGGACGTCTCTGCTGCCCGCCATCTCCTTCAGACTGGAACGGCTATCCCGTCACTCCCTAACCCAACCACAACACTTCCCCCACTTCCCTCAATCCCATCCCTCCCAAAAGCCACTTTGCCCCCACTGCCTGCTAACCCGTTCCCAACCATGCCCATGCCCAAAGCCGCCCTGCCCCCGCTGCCTGCAGGTACACAAATCCCGTCACTGCCGAACATGCCATCAATTCCAAAAGCCACTCTCCCACCACTCCCTGCCAATATCATGCCCACAATCCCAAACTTCCCAACTTCACTTCCTAACATTCCCTTCAACATTCCTAACGTTCCTTTCTTTTCCCCACCACCTTCAAACTAG